A stretch of the Coregonus clupeaformis isolate EN_2021a unplaced genomic scaffold, ASM2061545v1 scaf2532, whole genome shotgun sequence genome encodes the following:
- the LOC121580606 gene encoding mitochondrial import receptor subunit TOM20 homolog B isoform X1 — MMGAKASTVAAGVAGALFVGYCVYFDRKRRSDPNFKKRLQERRRKQKSSQEKTGLTRLPDLKDSEAVQKFFLEEIQLGEELLAQGDSEKGVDHLTMSTIPTGDCEKGVDHLTNAIAVCGQPQQLLQVLQQTLPPPVFQILLTKLPTISQRIVSAQSLAEDDIE; from the exons ATGATGGGGGCTAAAGCCAGCACCGTGGCCGCCGGGGTGGCCGGAGCCCTGTTCGTTGGATACTGCGTTTATTTCGACAGGAAACGACGGAGTGATCCTAACTTCAAGAAAAGGCTGCAAGAAC GCAGAAGAAAACAGAAGTCTTCCCAAGAGAAGACAGGACTAACAAGG CTGCCTGACCTGAAGGACTCGGAGGCTGTACAGAAGTTCTTCCTGGAGGAGATCCAACTGGGAGAGGAACTGCTAGCGCAAG GAGACAGTGAGAAGGGAGTAGACCATCTAACCATGTCTACCATCCCAACAGGAGACTGTGAGAAGGGAGTAGACCATCTAACCAATGCCATAGCAGTGTGTGGTCAACCCCAGCAGCTGTTGCAGGTGCTGCAGCAGACTCTGCCTCCTCCAGTGTTCCAGATTCTGCTCACCAAACTGCCCACCATCAGCCAG AGAATCGTGAGCGCTCAGAGTTTGGCAGAAGACGACATTGAGTGA
- the LOC121580606 gene encoding mitochondrial import receptor subunit TOM20 homolog B isoform X2: MMGAKASTVAAGVAGALFVGYCVYFDRKRRSDPNFKKRLQERRRKQKSSQEKTGLTRLPDLKDSEAVQKFFLEEIQLGEELLAQGDCEKGVDHLTNAIAVCGQPQQLLQVLQQTLPPPVFQILLTKLPTISQRIVSAQSLAEDDIE; this comes from the exons ATGATGGGGGCTAAAGCCAGCACCGTGGCCGCCGGGGTGGCCGGAGCCCTGTTCGTTGGATACTGCGTTTATTTCGACAGGAAACGACGGAGTGATCCTAACTTCAAGAAAAGGCTGCAAGAAC GCAGAAGAAAACAGAAGTCTTCCCAAGAGAAGACAGGACTAACAAGG CTGCCTGACCTGAAGGACTCGGAGGCTGTACAGAAGTTCTTCCTGGAGGAGATCCAACTGGGAGAGGAACTGCTAGCGCAAG GAGACTGTGAGAAGGGAGTAGACCATCTAACCAATGCCATAGCAGTGTGTGGTCAACCCCAGCAGCTGTTGCAGGTGCTGCAGCAGACTCTGCCTCCTCCAGTGTTCCAGATTCTGCTCACCAAACTGCCCACCATCAGCCAG AGAATCGTGAGCGCTCAGAGTTTGGCAGAAGACGACATTGAGTGA